In a genomic window of Procambarus clarkii isolate CNS0578487 chromosome 12, FALCON_Pclarkii_2.0, whole genome shotgun sequence:
- the RpL11 gene encoding large ribosomal subunit protein uL5B gives MSNKDKQKNVNREVRIGKLCLNICVGESGDKLTRAAKVLESLTGQKPVFSKARYTVRSFGIRRNEKIAVHCTVRGPKAEEILEKGLKVREYELRRDNFSQNGNFGFGIQEHIDLGIKYDPAIGIFGLDFFVVLQRPGYRVAKRRRSPGKIGPQHCLVKEDAIKWFQTKYEGIILPGKKK, from the exons ATGTCTAATAAGGACAAACAAAAAAATGTGAACCGTGAGGTTCGCATTGGTAAGCTGTGTCTTAACATCTGCGTTGGAGAATCTGGCGACAAACTGACTCGTGCTGCAAAG GTGTTGGAGTCTTTGACTGGTCAGAAGCCTGTGTTCTCTAAGGCCCGCTATACTGTGCGATCCTTTGGCATCCGGCGTAATGAGAAGATCGCTGTCCACTGCACAGTAAGAGGGCCCAAAGCAGAAGAGATTTTAGAGAAAGGATTAAAG GTCCGTGAATACGAGTTGCGTCGTGATAACTTCTCTCAGAATGGCAACTTTGGCTTTGGTATTCAAGAGCATATTGACTTGGGAATTAAATATGATCCTGCCATCGGCATCTTCGGTTTGGACTTCTTTGTTGTGCTTCAGCGACCAG GATACCGGGTAGCGAAGCGCCGCCGCAGTCCAGGCAAGATTGGCCCACAGCATTGTCTGGTGAAGGAGGATGCAATCAAGTGGTTCCAGACCAAATATGAGGGTATTATTCTGCCTGGCAAAAAGAAGTAA
- the LOC123772879 gene encoding UPF0449 protein C19orf25 homolog produces the protein MFRAKKASLFPDRPPPPTWEQMEGDLKAATESDPIFAISPKTRAKVQTEHQERNAFSGDGDEMTDYDKEALFEQAVEFVEKNDELLSNIKYFNDNMERLEQASSNLKLAVEEVKKQASVAIDGY, from the exons ATGTTCAGGGCCAAGAAGGCCTCATTGTTCCCGGACCGGCCACCTCCGCCCACCTGGGAGCAAATGGAAGGTGACCTGAAAGCTGCTACGGAATCCGACCCCATTTTCGCCATTTctcctaagacaa GAGCTAAAGTTCAAACCGAACACCAAGAAAGAAATGCCTTTAGCGGTGATGGAGACGAGATGACGGACTATGACAAGGAGGCTCTTTTTGAACAGGCCGTGGAATTTGTGGAAAAGAATGACGAGTTATTAAgtaatataaaatattttaacGATAACATGGAAAGGTTAGAACAAGCGAGTAGTAACCTTAAATTGGCTGTAGAGGAAGTGAAAAAACAAGCATCGGTTGCAATTGATGGATACTGA